CTCTTGATTTTTGGCGCCACCTTTTGATCAAGCAAAAGGTGGCAAAGTTTCATGAGGACGAATATCATCACTTGATCTCAAAACTTAATCCGAAGCAATAAAACCAATTTGCCGGGAAGGCGGAAAGTTCGGGAAGTATGCGGGAAGAAATTTTTGCTGGAATTTTATTTTAATTTCCAATTGAATATTTTTTTGCCGCGAAGACGCAAAGGGCGCAAAGTTTCGCGAAGAAATTTTAGTTGGAATTATATTTTAATTTCTAATTAAACATTAAAATATTACCATAAAGTTTTTGCGAAAGATATTTAATAAATTTTCAATGGAATAGATTAGTTTCCGGGTGGTCAACGAGCCTCATCAGGTGGTGCCATTGCCCTTAGACGCAGCCACAACAAATTGATCTTTTAATGTTTCTAAGGGTTAAGCGAAAGCAGCGCCACCACTTTGAAAAGTATATTTTTAAATGCCAGATTAAATAAAAATTCGAAAGCATAATCATCCGGTTTATTCGTGGCGCCTCTTTCGCGGAATGTGGCAAGTCTTAGGGCAATGTGTGCCGGCTGATGAAGCTCTTGATTTTTGGCGCCACCTTTTGATCAAGCAAAAGGTGGCAAACTTTCATGATAACAAATATTATCACTTGATCTGAAAACTTAATCCGAAGCAATAAAACCCATTTGCCGGTAAGACGGTAAGAACGGAAAGGAAACGGGAAGTAATTTTAGTTGGAATTATAATTTAATTTCCTATTGAATATTTTTTTGCCACGAAGACTCGAAGATCACAAAGGTTACACGAAGAAATTTTCGCAATGCAAAAGTTTAATATTTTACATGCTACTTTAATATATCAATTAGAAATTAAAATAATATTAAAAGACAAAGTAGTCCTATGTCCCCTTCCCATGTCCTATATCAAGTCGTATGTCGTATGTCCTAGGTCCTATGTCCTCCTTAAAGTAACATGCGAACCGGCTCCTCCAAATACTGCTTAAGCGTCTGCATAAACTTCGCCCCAACACTTCCATCAACAGCGCGATGATCGCAACTCATGGTAACCTTCATAACGTTGCCGACAACAATGGCTCCGTTCTTAACAACAGGCACCTGATTAATTCCACCCACGGCAAGAATACACGCATCCGGTGGATTTATTATTGCAGTAAATTCTTCAATTCCCATCATACCGAGATTGGAAATTGTAAACGTATTTCCCTCCCACTCACTTGGCTGAAGTTTTCTGCTTTTTGCACGCGCAGCAAGATCATTTGTTTCCATTGCAATTTGCACCAGCGATTTATTATCCGCAAAACGAATTACCGGAACAACAAGTCCGTCGTTAATTGCAACTGCAACACCAATATGAATATGTTTATTCATTTTAATTGATTCTCCTCTCCAGCTCGAATTAACCTGCGGATGCTGACGCAATGCCATTGCACATGCTTTTACCACAAGATCATTAAACGAAATTTTCACCGGACTCACATCATTTAATGCTTTACGCGACGCCATTGCCTCATCCATATTTATCGATACCGTTAAATAAAAATGCGGGGCGCTGAACATACTTTCCGAAAGTCGTTTTGCAATTACCTTGCGCATTTGCGAAACCGGAACATCTTCCGAACTTTCTTCGCCAACAAATTCATGCAGCGGCATTATTTCCATTTTTTGTTCTGCCTTTTCTTTTTCTACAACCTGCGGAACAAAATTTTCTATATCTTTTTTTATTATTCTTCCCTCAGGACCACTTCCCGAAACATCACTTAATTTAATTCCTTTATCACCTGCAATTTTTTTAG
The genomic region above belongs to Bacteroidota bacterium and contains:
- a CDS encoding pyruvate dehydrogenase complex dihydrolipoamide acetyltransferase yields the protein MAEVIRMPRMSDTMTEGTFVEWHKKVGDTVKSGDILAEVETDKATMELENYVKGTLLYIGVEKGKSAQVDQVIAIVGAPGEDFQALLDESKPKAEEKTETEEKKEEPKKEEAKKEETEDTVVADKVEETDLKENKDKKEEAPKKDDTVVKETEKVSEIKSGDDERIKASPLAKKIAGDKGIKLSDVSGSGPEGRIIKKDIENFVPQVVEKEKAEQKMEIMPLHEFVGEESSEDVPVSQMRKVIAKRLSESMFSAPHFYLTVSINMDEAMASRKALNDVSPVKISFNDLVVKACAMALRQHPQVNSSWRGESIKMNKHIHIGVAVAINDGLVVPVIRFADNKSLVQIAMETNDLAARAKSRKLQPSEWEGNTFTISNLGMMGIEEFTAIINPPDACILAVGGINQVPVVKNGAIVVGNVMKVTMSCDHRAVDGSVGAKFMQTLKQYLEEPVRMLL